The DNA window TTTTCTACACTAAATGCAGAATTGTGGAGAATATCGGAGTCGAACCGATGACCTCCTGCGTGCAAGGCAGGCGCTCTAGCCAGCTGAGCTAATCCCCCATTTGAAATCTAAATGTTGAATTCAGATTTTAAATGTTGAATTCCAACTTCTAGAATTTCCTTTATGCATTATAGTTAGTAGTCTCAGGCAGACTCGAACTGCCGACCTCTACATTATCAGTGTAGCGCTCTAACCAGCTGAGCTATGAGACTCTACTATAATAGATTAATTAAATTAACAGCAAAAGAATAAACTATATCTTTCCTTACTTCATCTCGCTTAGTCGTCTTTCTCTAGAAAGGAGGTGTTCCAGCCGCACCTTCCGGTACGGCTACCTTGTTACGACTTAGCCCTAGTTACTAATTTTACCCTAGGCCGCTCCTTGCGGTGACGGACTTCAGGCACTCCCAGCTTCCATGGCTTGACGGGCGGTGTGTACAAGGCCCGGGAACGTATTCACCGCATCATGGCTGATATGCGATTACTAGCGATTCCAGCTTCACGGAGTCGAGTTGCAGACTCCGATCCGAACTGTGATAGGGTTTATAGATTCGCTCCTGCTCGCGCAGTGGCTGCTCTCTGTCCCTACCATTGTAGCACGTGTGTAGCCCAGGACGTAAGGGCCGTGATGATTTGACGTCATCCCCACCTTCCTCACAGTTTGCACTGGCAGTCTTGTTAGAGTTCCCGACATGACTCGCTGGCAACTAACAACAGGGGTTGCGCTCGTTATAGGACTTAACCTGACACCTCACGGCACGAGCTGACGACAACCATGCAGCACCTTGTAAATTGCCCGAAGGAAAAACTATCTCTAGTCCTGTCAATCTACATTTAAGCCCTGGTAAGGTTCCTCGCGTATCATCGAATTAAACCACATGCTCCACCGCTTGTGCGGGCCCCCGTCAATTCCTTTGAGTTTCATTCTTGCGAACGTACTCCCCAGGTGGGTTACTTATCACTTTCGCTTAGCCACTCAGACCGAAATCCGAACAGCTAGTAACCATCGTTTACGGCGTGGACTACCAGGGTATCTAATCCTGTTCGCTCCCCACGCTTTCGTCCATCAGTGTCAGTATATTATTAGTAATCTGCCTTCGCAATTGGTATTCTATGTAATATCTATGCATTTCACCGCTACACTACATATTCTAACTACTTCATAATAACTCAAGATAACCAGTATCAAAGGCAATTCTACAGTTGAGCTGCAGACTTTCACCTCTGACTTAATTATCCACCTACGGACCCTTTAAACCCAATGATTCCGGATAACGCTTGGATCCTCCGTATTACCGCGGCTGCTGGCACGGAGTTAGCCGATCCTTATTCTTACAGTACCGTCAGAGCTCTACACGTAGAGCGGTTTCTTCCTGTATAAAAGCAGTTTACAACCCATAGGGCAGTCTTCCTGCACGCGGCATGGCTGGATCAGAGTTACCTCCATTGTCCAATATTCCTCACTGCTGCCTCCCGTAGGAGTCTGGTCCGTGTCTCAGTACCAGTGTGGGGGATCCCCCTCTCAGGGCCCCTATCTATCGCTGTCTTGGGGTGCCGTTACCACTCCAACTAACTAATAGAACGCATACTCATCTTTTACCGATAAATCTTTAATTAATATATGATGCCATATAATAATACTATGAGGTATTAATCCAAATTTCTCTGGGCTATCCCTCTGTAAAAGGTAGATTGTATACGCGTTACGCACCCGTGCGCCACTCGTCATCAAGAGCAAGCTCTCATGTTACCGTTCGACTTGCATGTGTTAGGCCTGCCGCTAGCGTTCATCCTGAGCCAGGATCAAACTCTTCATCGTTAAATTTTAAGTCTTACGACTATATCTTAACAACTAATCGAAATTGTTTAATTTCAGTACTCAAAATGGTCTATTCTTTTGTCTCGAAAATTATCGTTTCCAATAACTCTCTTACGCTGTCAATTCAATATGTTAATGAACTTTTTATCTCTTTCTTAAAACGTTTATGCCTTAAGCGGGTGCAAATATAAAACCCTTTTTTTATTCTCACAATACTATTTGCTTTTTTTTTGAATTAATTTTTAACCCTTTAATAAACCGCAAATATCATATGAACTTTGCTAAACATATCTCGCTTAGCGGGTGCAAATATACAACCTCTTCTTTCTTTCAACCAAATCTTTTGCTGTCTTTTTTTTAACTATTTTTTATTCATCATACTAATACCTCATAATGAACATGTTAAATCAATAAAAAAATATTAACCACTAGAACAAAACTGTCAGTATCAAAATAATTAATCATATATAACTTATTATTGTATCTAAGGTTTTTAGATACTATCTTAAAAAGGAAGAAATTAATTATAAAAAGAAATCCCAAACTAGGCCAAAGCGTATTGCAAAATCTCTATATGGGTAATTTGGTGCAGAAAAATAATCATAACCAGTAAAAGCAGCATTAAAATGTTCAGCCTTAAAAAAGATACGTGTTTGTCTTATTTTCGCATTTAAAAAAAAATCTAACCTAGGGAAATTTCCAATTTCTGTGTCATTTTGCACATAGAATTCAGCCAATAACGGATCATATGCATCCATATAATATTCAGAAAAGTAATTTAGTGTAACTCCTGTTTGAAGAAATAATGCTTTTTTAAAAAAATGATTAGAATAATACAAAGTATTCCTAGAAATAAAATCAGGAACATTAACCATATTATCTCCTTCTATAACATTTTGATACATTATAGTATTCTCTAGGGCAAATTTTCCATACTTAATTTCTTTATTGATCTTAACCCGCAAGTAATTAATTTGATCCGAAGATTGAATTGAATTAACTCCTTCATCTATTTTAGTAAAAAAAGTATAATTATCAATATTAGTATAATCAAAAGTAAGATTTACAATTTTGGCTGAATTTAATTCAAAAAGAAACTGTCTCGTATTTACATTTTTATAAGTATCAGAATTACTCCAATTATAATTAATATAACCACTTTTATATAATAAGTGATTAAAACTAGGTGCAGAGGAGCTAGTAAATAAAGATGCTTTCAACTGAAAATCATTAGTGAATTTATATTGAGCATTTGCGTTAAACATGTCACCTTTAATATCTCCATTCAAATTAAATTTTAACTCACTAGACACAAACAACTTTCCAAAGTTATTAGAATATATTCCACCTAAAGCAAACGTACTTTCTTTAATCCTGTTTGGTAATGTTTCATTATCTAGAATAGTTACGCTATTGTAACCATAATTATAATTATGGTAATCCAAATTAAACTGAAAATTACCCAAAACTTGGTGTTCAAAATTAAGATAAAAGCGATTATAAAAATCCTCAAGTGTCGTTCTATCTACAATAGAACTAATGAAGGCTTCTCCAAAGTATTCATTTTCTTGAGTTTGATCAAATTGATAATATTTATCTTCAAAAGAAATAATTTGACCTGCTCTTAAAACATTAGCAATGGAATCTGTTGAGTTAGAAAACTTATATTCATGTTCTAGATAAAAACGTTTTCCTCTGAGAATACTTTCAGCATTTTCAAACTGAGGATCAAATACTGCTCTATCAATAAAATCTTCGTTTCCAGATTCAAAATTTTGAATATCTTCATCTTTAATCCCTCCATTTTCTTGATTTAATAGATCCTGGGTTACAATATGAGCTCTAATATTATATCTATGATTCTTGGTGTGAAAATTTGTAGTAAACCTTAAATTCCCAGTACTAGTCAATATGTGTTGATAATTACCAAGAGACCTTAAACCTTTATATGCAATCGAAAAATTAAATTGAGGAGACGTATTAACAGAAAAAAAGGCATCAAGAACTTGCCCTTGTTCAAATGCAGTTTTAAAAAACAATTCTGTAAAAGGTGTAGGAACATAATAATAATTAATATCCTCAATCTCCATATAATTAAAATGACGTGCTCTAGCACCAAACAAAGGTAAAGTTGACTTACTTACTAAATTCTTACTTAAAGAATTATAAGTTTGTCCAATATTAGAAAATGATATTAATTCAAAGTTATCTTTCCTAAGGTAATTAAACTTATAATCTTTGCGAATTGATAACGTCGTATCGACATAAGTAGTGTCTCTTTTACTAGATATTATCAAATATTGCTCTATAGAGGCTTTCTCATTATAAATATCACCCTTTTTAGATTTTGAATTAGAAAACTTTGAAGTATCTAAAACTGACTCATTTTGAGTTTGAAGTTTTTTTACTTGGTTTTGAGAGTAAGACGTTAAACTTAATAAAAATAGAGTAAATAAAAATAGTATTCTCATAATCGTCAAATATACTTTTATTACTAATAAATAAATCTTAAAAGATTAATAAATTACAATATTTAAAACAAAAAAAGCGCCTAAGGAAACCTTAGACGCTTTTTATATAATTAACTATAGCTTATAGTTTTGTTAAAGAAAATGATGATGAAAATGGACCACCACATGAGCCATTTGGATCTTCAGTATAATTTATAAGGAAAAAACTATCATCAGCTAAATCGTACATATCCGCAGCTTCTAAATTATCAATAAAAATGTAAGGCACATCTTCTGTACAAAATATTCCTGGATCAACACCAGCAAACTTTAAATTTCCACAGCTTAAATTTAAAACTACAGTCTCAACTTCTGAATTAAAAGCCGGCAAAGAAGGACTCATAAATACTCTTGCAGTCGGATCTTCTGGATCAGTCATTATAGTTACAGTTCCTGAAGCGAAATTTTCTGTTCCGTTAGCTGGACCTGTTGTAGCATCTACATCAGAAATTGCATATTCACCTGCCATATATTCGTCTGGAATTGGGCAATATCTAACCACAGTAAGAGTAAACACACTTCTATTTTCAAGAATTGGTGTATTATCTTCTATCTCAACTAAGACAAACTTAACCGTTTTTCCATTTAAAGTAGATGATGCATAATCACCTGAAAGAAGTTTAAAAGAACCAACTACTGAATTAGCTTCAATAACAAAAGTATTGCTAGCCATTGAGTAATCTACACCTTCAACAGCTTCTGAAGTAGGATCAGTCATAATTGTATATGTTCTTGCAAATGACTTCGAATCAGATACACCTACAATTACATCGTAAGATCTTGAAGCATCTTCTTCTACTAATAATGTCCCTGTATTAACAGGTGCAAAGTATGCAACATTCTCTCTATTATCTAAGAAACTTGTATCATCGTCTGAACTATCACAAGAAACAAACACGAGTAATGCAGCGACGAATAAAAGTCTAAAATTAAATATATATTTCATAATTTTTATATTGTTTTAAGTTATAATTATTGAGGTACGTATGTAGAAACTCCGTTCTCACCATATCCAGTACATGACCAAGATGTAGTAATAACACCTGTTAATTCATCAACTGAATTGGTTCCATTTGGTACAATATCTCCCCAAGGATCTACTTGATCACTCCAAGTAATAGTACCACAAATATCTTTAAACTCTAAATCCATACTTGTTGCATCTGTTCCGTAATTATCTGTATAAGGACCTCCATCATATAATCCTCCTGAGAAATCTTGTACAAAATAAAGCCCATCACCTAAATCTTCTATATCCATCATTTGAGTATGAACATCGAAATCTGGTAAAAAGTCATGGAAACCATATGTAGTAGTTACTTCATATGTTCCACCTAAATCAGAGTCACATAGTTTAAAAATTCCTAAAGTATATGTTGTATCAAATAAAGCTGTAGTATCACCTGTTAAGTTTAAAACAAGTGTAGAACCTGTTTCTAAAGCACCTTCAAATAAACCACCAATTTCTAATGTTCCAGAATATTCTCCTGCTGGAATGGTTACTGAATTAGAAGCTAAAGTAAATTCTACATCTTGTACTGCTGTAGAAATATCAGTATCAATTGAAACTGAAAACGTTCTATCTGAATTAGTAGCTTTAGAAGACACTACTTCAATAGTCGTACTTGGGTTATCAAAAGTAACAAATAAATTACCTGATGTTTCTGTAAAGTACGTTAAAGTACCTCCACTATATACATGTATATCATCATTATCATCTTCACATGAAAACATGAATAGAGATAAGACAACTGCTGTTAATAATAAAACTGTTTTTTTCATAATTTATTTTTTTTTAGTAACAAGGGTTTTGTGAAGAAGCTGGGTTTACATTAATTTCTGTAACAGGTATAGCTAATTCAAACTTACAATCTCCTGCTGGCAATGTTGTGAATAATGGAGTTGAACCAGTACCATCTGCTAACTGTCCTGCATTAGTTCTTTGGATTGGTAAACCTTGACGTTTAATATCAAAAAATCTATGACCTTGAAAAGCCAACTCTAAACGTCTTTCTAACTGAATTGCATCTTTAAGTGCTTGACCAGTTTCTCCTCCAGAAGGAGCAACATATCTTTGAGCTCTTACTAAATCTAATGCAGCTAAAGCTAGACCATCTTGATTCATTTCTGCTAAAGCTTCAGCCTTGTTTAACTGAACTTCTGCAGCTCTAATCACTTTAATATCTACAACACCTGCACCAACATTAATTGAACTGTTATTGTGAATGATTACGTGGTTATAAAGAACTCCATCAAATGGTGATTGTTCAATAAAAGTACCAGTTCTAACATCCTGAGCAGTATATAAATTAAATAAACCAAAATCAC is part of the Psychroserpens ponticola genome and encodes:
- a CDS encoding putative porin, with amino-acid sequence MRILFLFTLFLLSLTSYSQNQVKKLQTQNESVLDTSKFSNSKSKKGDIYNEKASIEQYLIISSKRDTTYVDTTLSIRKDYKFNYLRKDNFELISFSNIGQTYNSLSKNLVSKSTLPLFGARARHFNYMEIEDINYYYVPTPFTELFFKTAFEQGQVLDAFFSVNTSPQFNFSIAYKGLRSLGNYQHILTSTGNLRFTTNFHTKNHRYNIRAHIVTQDLLNQENGGIKDEDIQNFESGNEDFIDRAVFDPQFENAESILRGKRFYLEHEYKFSNSTDSIANVLRAGQIISFEDKYYQFDQTQENEYFGEAFISSIVDRTTLEDFYNRFYLNFEHQVLGNFQFNLDYHNYNYGYNSVTILDNETLPNRIKESTFALGGIYSNNFGKLFVSSELKFNLNGDIKGDMFNANAQYKFTNDFQLKASLFTSSSAPSFNHLLYKSGYINYNWSNSDTYKNVNTRQFLFELNSAKIVNLTFDYTNIDNYTFFTKIDEGVNSIQSSDQINYLRVKINKEIKYGKFALENTIMYQNVIEGDNMVNVPDFISRNTLYYSNHFFKKALFLQTGVTLNYFSEYYMDAYDPLLAEFYVQNDTEIGNFPRLDFFLNAKIRQTRIFFKAEHFNAAFTGYDYFSAPNYPYRDFAIRFGLVWDFFL